The sequence TGACCACCCACCACACCACCGCCAGCCAGAACCCGTTTGCCGGGGCCAGCGCAGTCAGCGCCACCGTCAGGCACGAAGCCGCCAGGGCCAGCAGCACGGTCACGATGGGCCGTTTCGGATTCAGGGCCGCCACCAGCAGGCCACCCGCAATCATGCCCACGCCGGAGAGGCCTTCCATCAGGGCCACCTGCCCGGCCCCGCCGCCAAAGTGCGTTTTGACCAGCAGCGGGGTCAGGGTAAAGGTCGGCATGATGGTCAGGACCACCACGCCCAGCAGGCCGTACAGCCGCCGCAGACCAGGGCTGCGCCAGACCACATTCAGGCCCTCGCGGAATTCGGCCCAGACGCCCCGGCGGTCTCCGGGCATCACCTGGGGCTGCGGAATGCGGTACAGCAGCAGCGGCACCACGCCCAGCAGCGCTGTCACCACGTCAATGCCCAGCGCCGCGCCCAGCGGCAGCACGCTGATCGCCAGCGCCCCCAGCGGCGCGGCGGCTACCGTCATGACGCCCTGAAGGGTCTGGTTGAGGCCAGCGGCGCGCGGCAGAAAAGCGGGCGGCACCAGCATGGCGGTGCTGGCGGCGGCGGCTGGCCCCTGAAACGCCTGCATAGCGCTGCGGACAAACATCATGGTGTAGACGTGCCACAGCTGCACGTTCCCGCTGGCAAACAGCCAGATCAGCACGCCCATGCACGCGGCGCTCACGGTATCGGCCCCAATCATCAGGGCGCGGCGGCTGTAACGGTCGGCAAAAGTGCCGCCCAGTGGGCCCAGCAGCGCCTGCGGCAGCAGCGCGGCCATGCCCGACACCCCCAGCGCGGCGGCGCTGCCGGTGGTGTCGGTAATCCACCACAGCAGCACGAACTGTGTCAGGGCCGACCCGATCAGCGACAGGGCCTGGCCACCAAAAATGGCCCAGTAGCGCGTGGCCCAGCCGGGACCAGGATGGGGGGTGCTGGCGGTCAGCGGGTCCATGCAGTCAGGGCCTCCCGGAGGTGCTGGGCCTGAACGGCGCTCAGGCGGGGCTGGTCGCTGCGTTCGGCCAGCCAGTAGCCGTCGCAGGCCAGGCGAACGGCGTGGGCCACCCCCGGAGGCAGGCCGTCGGCTTCGGCCTGGTCCAGCAAAAAGGTCTGGGCATCAGTCAGGGCCTGCATCAGCGTGGGCTGTTCGGTCAGGGGCGCCAGGGCGCGGTGCAGCGCCATGTCCTTCTCGCTGTCCTCGAACGTCAGGGTGATGTAGGCGCGCAGCCACGCGCCGGGCCGCTGGCCGTGGTTGGCACATTCGCGGGCATAAGCCGCGTCCAGTTCCTCCTTGAACTGCTCCACCAGCGCCAGGGCCAGCGCCTGAAGCAGCATGTCCTTGCTGGGAAAGTGGTGCAGCAGCCCCCCCTTGCTGACGCCAGCCGCGCGGGCCACCGCGTCCAGCGAGAGGGCTGCGCCCTGGTCCTGAACGACCTGCCGGGCCGCCTGGAGCAGAGCCGTGCGGGTGAGATCGGGCTGACGGGATCTGGGCATATAGATAAAATACCGTCTGGACGGTCGGTAAAACTACCCCCACTGGCCTGCCTAGTTCCACGATTGACCCCCGCCCGCCCCGCCCGGTACAGTTGGCCCCATGTTCGCGGCACACAACAACGTGAATGATGATCCCTGTTAGGGGACGTCTCGCCGCATACCGCGCCCCCGACCCCAGCACACGGAGTCGGGGGTTTTCCTTGAGCCCGCAGGAGGCACCCTCATGACCCAGACCGAATCTCAGCCCATCCACCTTCCCCGCACCCTGACCCGCGATCTGGCTGCGCACGACGGCCAGCAGGTGCGCCTGCAAGGTTTTGTTCATGCCCGGCGCGACCTGGGCGGCGTGCAGTTCGTGGTGCTGCGTGACGTCTCGGGGCTGACCCAGTGCGTGGGCAGTGGCCTGACCCTGCCGCTGGCCGAGAGCAGCGTGGAGGTCGTGGGCACCGTCAAGGCCCACCCCAAGGCGCCGGGCGGGTTCGAGGTGCAGATTCAGAACTTCCGCGTCATCAGCGCGGCGGTGGAGCCTGCCCCTGTTGAGATTCCCAAGATGGAATGGAACGTAAACCCCGAGACCATGCTGGACTACCGCGTGGTGACGGTGCGGGGCCTCAAAGAGCGCGCGGCGCTGAAGGTGCAGGCCGAACTGGTGGCGGCCTTCCGGGACCACCTGGCCGAGGAGGGCTTTACCGAGATCAGCACGCCCAAGATTGTCTCGGCGGGGGCCGAAGGCGGCGCGAACCTCTTTCCCATCGACTACTTTGGGCATCCGGCCTACCTGGCCCAGAGCCCGCAGCTGTACAAACAAATTATGGTGGGCGTCTTCGAGCGGGTCTTTGAGGTCGCGCCTGTCTACCGCGCCGAGGAACACGCCACCAGCCGCCACCTGAACGAGTACCTGTCCCTGGACGTGGAGATGGGCTTTATTGAGGACGAGGACGATGTCATGGCGCTGGAGAACCGTCTGCTGGCGGCTATCATGGAGCGCCTGAAAGCGCGGTGCGCGCCCGAGTTTGCGCTGCTGGGGGCCACCCTCCCCGAGGTGCCGGCCTACATTCCGCGCATCACCCTGCTCGACGCCCGCGCGCTGGTGACCGAGAAGTATGGTCACGCGGTCGGCGGCAAAGACCTGGATCCCGAAGCCGAGCGCCTGCTGTGCCAGCACTACGCCGAGACTGAGGGCAGCGACTTCGTGTTTGTAACCAAATACCCCCGCGCGGCCCGGCCCTTCTACGCCCATCCCGACGCCAATGCGGACGGCACGCCCAGCCAGGACCTGACGCGCGGTTTTGACCTGCTGTTCCGGGGCATCGAAATCACCTCGGGCGGGCAGCGCATCCATGACCACGCGATGCTGATGGACTCGATTGCGGCTTACAAACTGAATCCCGAGTCGCTGGCCGGCTACACCGAAGTCTTCAAGTACGGCATGCCTCCCCACGGCGGCTTCGCCATCGGCGCCGAGCGCCTGACCGCCAAGCTGCTGGGCATTGCCAACGTGCGGTATGCCCGCGCCTTCCCCCGCGACCGGCACCGGCTGACGCCCTGAGCTGGTCGGCGCTGACTGTGCTGGTCCCGCGCTTCGGGAGGCCTGAGGGCGGAACTCAGCGTGGTTGAGGGGTATGATCCTCAACCACGCTGAGGCGAACAGAGTGAGTCGCCGTCAGAGACAGCGGCGAAAGTGGAGTGGAGGGGCGTTGTTGGCCCCTCAATGGAACTGGTAGCCGCTATGGGGGCACTCCTCAAGAGCACGGACTCCCAACGCAAGAGAATTAAAAAGGTCGAAGAGTCTCAGGAGACGGGATGCCGACTTCCTTGGACTCTTTGCTACTCAGCCCTTTAGACTCCCTGCCTATGGAAGAATTCGCGCAGTTCAGTGTGGACGGTCAGCGGCTGTACGGCATGATGCACCGCCCAGAAGGCATCCCACCCGCACACGGCTGGCCCAGCGTGGTGATCCTGCACGGCTTTACAGGGAACCGGGGCGGAGACCACCGCCTGCTGCCGCTGCTGTCGCGTGTCCTGGCGGCGCGGGGGGTGGCGAGCCTGCGGTTTGATTTCCGGGGCAGTGGCGAGTCGCAGGGGGACTTTAGCGAGATGACTGTCTCGCGCGAAGTTCAGGACACCGAAGCCGCCTTTGAGTATGCGCGCCGTCAAGCGGGACTGGACCCCGAACGGGTCATGCTGCTGGGCTTCTCGATGGGCGGCCTCGTGGCGGCCCTGAGTGCCCCGCGCGTGCGCCCGCACCGGCTGGCGCTGTGGGCGCCGGCTCTGCCCGAACTGTGGTTGCCCTTCCTGCGCGGCGGGTTTCTGCCCGCCACGGTCACGGATTACAACGGCTGGCCGCTGGGCCGCGAATTCTTGCAGGAGATGACCCGCCTGAAGCCGCTGGACGCCGCGCAGGCCTGGGGCGGCGAGGCCCGCGTGTTTCACGGCGACGCCGACCAGACCTGCCCCCCCGAGTTTGGCGTGCGCTACGCCCGCGCCCTGGGCTGCGACGCGGTGGCTATTCCGGGCGCAGGCCACACCTTCGACTCGCTGGACGCCGTGGACATGCTCCACCGCGAGACCGCCCGCTTTCTGGCAAGCGGCTAAGAGATCGGTTGGGCTGGAGACCCTGCCTTTCTAGTCTTGGGAACAGAGGGCCTGAGAAAGGCTGTCTGGGACGAGCCTCTGGTGCCCTGGGAGAGAGTCACTCTCGATTGCACACGGGGTCGCCACCTGGCTATGGAGATTCGCAGTGATATGCAGTTTGACCGAGGCCACTCTCCCAGCGCGTTTGAGGCAGTTGCACTCAATGGCTCTGGGTACTGCTCCAAATTCTCCGTCCCAAACAGATAGAAGCAGCTCCGGCCAGCGCCTGACTAAAAGGCCCCTCCCTCCCTGTCATCTCATCAGCAGGTTCGGCAGGCTTAGTGATCCTGTGGAGGTGCCGCAACCTGCGGGTCGTTCTCGACCACATAAGCGTGGAGCTGGGCCAGTTTGCCGTCACGGAAGCGCCAGACGTCGCAGTAGGCGTGATGGGTCGCCTGGCCATCTTCGCCGGTCAACGTGATGTCGCCGGTGACGGCCAGAAAATCGCCTTCGGCAATCATGTGGTGAACGTTGAACCTGGGCGGTTCGCGGTACGCAGTGGCCATCCACTGCCGAACAGCGGCCTTGCCCTTCAGCGTTCTGTCGCCCACGAAGGTCCAGTCGGTGTCCTCTGTGCAGAACGCCAGGAAGCCCTCATGGTCCCCGGCCGAGATGGCCGCGTTGGCCTGTTCCAGCAGCTGCTTGTGGTGCTCTGACATAAAGCCTCCTCTGAGCGGTCTGCTGACTGTACCTCCTGGCCGAGAAGCCCCGCTTTACGTACTGGCCCACAACACCGCCGCCTCGGCGCGCAGCGGCAGCGGTTCCGGGGCCGGGCGGCCCAACACATAGCCCTGGGCGTAGTCGGCGCCCAGCGCCGTCACCAGTTTCAGAACGTCCACGGTTTCGATGCCCTCGGCCACCACCTCAATCTCTAATTCGTGGGCGTAGCGAATCAGGGCGGCCACGAGGTCCACCCGCGGGTCGTTGCCGTGCAGGTTGGCACTCAGGTCGCGGTCCAGTTTCACGATGTCGGGTCTCAGGGCGGCCAGATAGGTCAGGCTGGTGTGGCCGGCCCCCAGGTCATCCAGCGCCACGCGCGCCCCCTCGGCGCGGTAGCGGGTCAGAATGCGGCGCAGCATGTCCAGATCGGGAAACTGCTCGCTTTCCGTGACCTCGAACACCAGGCGGCCAAAATCGGCCCCGGCTTCGCGGCAGGCGGCAAAGGTCGTTTGGAGGCAAACATCCGGGTTGTACACGACGCCCGGCGCAAAGTTGATAAACAGTTGCTGGTCCTGCGTCAGCTGCGGCGTGGCCTGACGAATGGCCTCACGCCGGGCCAGCGCGTCGAAGGCGCGCAGGTGACCGTGGCTCTCGGCGGCCCGCAGGAGTTCGCCGGCGCCCAGGCGCTGACCCCTGTGTGGTGCCCGCACCAGCGCCTCGTAGCCGGTGACCGCGCCGGTGCCCAGGGCCACGATAGGCTGCAGGTCAAACGTCAGTGTTTTCAGCGCGTCAGCGTACCAGGGGGTTTCCAGGCGGTTCAGCCACACGGCCAGGGGGCGCACCGCCCAGGGGTCGGGCTGGCCCGAGGTCAGGGCCGGGGTCGCCAGCAGTTCGGTCTGGGCGGAGGGGCCAGCCAGCTCTAGCAGCGCCCGCAATTCGGCGTGTGCTGAGGCCGGAAAATGCCGCGCGTCACCAGGCTGCGGGCCAGGAGCCATGCGGTCCAGTAGGCGCTGCACGTGCGCGGTAGTTCCCCGGACCCACAGGCCCCCCGACTCATTCCAGACTGGCGAAGAGGTGGCCAGGCAGTCGCAAGGCGAAGAGGAGATTGGGGCTGGCATATGGGTCCTAGCGTGCCATATCCGGTCTGTAAAAATCCTTGCAAGGACTGACCCGCCGCTCTGTGAAGTTACAGCTCCAGCAGCGCCCCCAGTACCGCTGCGCCGACCACCACCAGAGCGGCATTCACCCGCGTGCGCCACAGCAGCGCAAAAGCGCTGACGGCGATCATGGCCTCGGCCCAGCCGTGCAGGGTGCCGCGGGCCAGGACCAGGGCGCCCGCCAGTAGCACCCCGGCCCCGAACGGCAGCAGAGCCGCGCGCAGGGCGGGCAGCCAGCGCCAGCGGCTCAGGCGCTGCCAGGCCAGCATGGCGGCGGCGCTGAGCAGGGCGGTGGGGCCGTAAAACCCGGCGGTGGCGGCCAGAGCGCCCCACCAGCCGCCCGCCGCGAAGCCGTAGTGCGTCATGGCCAGCATGTTGGGGCCGGGCATGATCTGGCCCAGCGCAAAGCCGTTGGCGAGCAGTTCGGGGGTCAGCCAGCCCCTCTGGTCCACCAGCACCCGCTCGATTTCGGGCAAGTTGGTGCCGCCAAAGCTGACCAACCCCAGCCGCATGAAGGTTAGCAGCACGTCCCAGGGATCGGCGGTCATGCGCCGCTCCGGGGGCGGTTGACGGTCAGACCGGCGGCCACCACCACTGCCAGCACCGGCAGCAATTCCAGCCGCAGCAGGGCCAGGGCGGCGAAGGTGGCCAGGGTCAGCGTCAGCCCGCCTCGCACCCCCAGGGCCACCTTCAACACCGGCACCGTGGCGGTCAACATCACCCCCAGTGCCGCGCAGGCCGCGCCCCGCAGGGCACTTTGCACGGCCGGTGGCAGCCCGCCGGGCAGGCCCAGCGTAATGACCGTAACCGTCAGCATGGCGACCAGCCCCGGCGCCAGCAGGCCCAGCACCGACAGCGCCGCCCCGCGCGGGCCGCACAGCTGCGCGCCAATCATGGCGGCTAGGTTGACAGCGTTGGGGCCGGGCGTCAGCTGCGCCAGGGTAAATGCCTCGGCAAAGGCGGCGTCGGTCAGCCACGCCCGCGCTGCCAGGGCGCGGCGGGTGTGCGCGGGCAGCCCCCCGCCAACGCCCGACAGCGCCACGCCCAGGAACAGGCGCAGCAGTCCCGCCGGGGTGGGGGGCGTGGTCGCTGTCACCGGAGACTGCTCCGGCTCTGGCACCGCTGGGACAGAGGCTGGGGCGCTCATGCCGTTCAGCCTAGAGCCGCGCGGGCCGGGGCTGGGCGTGACTGCACCGGGAACATGGGCGAACGGAATGCACGAAATAGAGGAAAAAGAGGGCGCTGCCTTAGCCGGTGAGGGGTGGAAGGTCCAGCCGCGCCAGGCAAAAAGGCCTCTGCCGAAACGGTGCCTGCGGGCCGCTGGGAGTGCTGTTTCTCAAGGACAGGCCAATCTCAACGCACCGGGCCGCATGGCTCGCCCGGCGCCGCCAGCCTCTGCTGGCAGGATGTGCGCGCCGACACGGTGCCCAGTTCCAAGCCGGAAAACGCCTGTGGGCCTGAGGACCAGAATGAGGAACGCCCAGTTCATCTGCCCAGCCGAGGGAACGCCCCAGCAGGCCACAGCTCTGTTCGGCGCACATTGCCGCCGGGCAGGGACCGCTGCTCTAGGCTGAGGCCACCTATGACCAGCCAGCCATCCAGCGCCGCCGTTCAGGTGCAAGGCCTGAGTAAAAGTTACGCCGTCCACGACAAGGAGCCGGGATTCGTGGGCAGTGTCAAAGCGTTCGTGAACCGCAAGACCCGGCAGGTGGAGGCGGTGCGCGGCGTCTCCTTTGAGCTGGCCCCAGGCGAGATTGTGGGCTTTCTGGGGCCTAACGGCGCCGGCAAGACGACCACCCTCAAGATGCTCTCCGGGCTGCTGCATCCATCGGGCGGGTCGGCGCGGGTGGCGGGGTTCGAGCCCCGGCGCCGCGAGCGCGCCTTCCTGAAAACCATCACCTTGGTCATGGGGCAAAAACAGCAGCTGATGTGGGACCTGCCCGCCCTGGACTCCTTTCTGATCAACCAGGCCGTCTACGAGATCCCCGACCAGCAGTACCGCGCCACGATGGCCGAATTTACCGAGGTGCTGGGGCTGGAGGGCATCCTGAAAAAGCAGGTGCGCAAGCTGTCTCTGGGCGAGCGCATGAAGTGCGAACTGGCCGCCGCCCTGCTGCACCGCCCGAAGGTGCTGTTTCTGGACGAGCCCACCATCGGCCTGGACGTGAATATGCAGGAAGCCGTGCGGGCTTTTGTGCGCGAATACAACGAGCGCCACGGCGCCACCGTGATGCTCACCAGCCACTACATGGCCGACGTGACCGCCCTGGCCCAGCGCGTGCTGGTGATTGACGCCGGGCAACTGGTGTTTGACGGTGACCTGCACGCCCTGACCGAACGCGGCAGCGGCGGCAAGACCATCCGGCTGCAACTGCGCCGCCCCGCGACCAGTGATGAACTGGCGGCGTTCGGCCAGGTGGTGTCCAGCGACGGCCTGAGCGCCGAACTGACGGTGCCGCGCGGCGAGGTCAGCGAGCGCGCCGCGCGGCTGCTCTCGGGGCTGGATGTGGCCGACCTGACGGTCGAGGACCCGCCCATCGAAACCGTGATGGCCGAGCTGTTTGGTGCCCGCTCGGCGCCGGCCTCTGCCCACCCGGCCCCCGAGGCCGCGCTGTGACCTGGGCGTGGCGCCGGCTGCGCGTGCTGTTCTCCACGCAGTTTGCCCTGATGGCCGAGTACCGTGCCGAGGTGATTATCTGGATGCTCTCGGGCACCCTGTCACTTGTCATGATGCTGGTGTGGATGGCGCAGGCGGCGGCCGCGCCGGGCGGGCAGGTACGCGGCTACTCGCCAGCCGAGTTTGCTACCTACTTTCTGGCGACCTGGCTGGTCTCGCAGCTGATGGTGGTCTGGGTGGCGCACGAGCTGGACCCGGCCATTCGCCAGGGGCAGCTCTCGCCCTGGCTGCTGCGGCCTCTGGACCCGTTCTGGTCGTACTTTATTGGCCACGTCGCCGAGCGCTTTGTGCGCCTGCCCGCGCTGCTGGCGCTGGTCGCCCTGTTCGCTTGGCTGGCCGGGGCGCAGTTTACCCGCGAGTGGTGGGTGTACCCGGCAGTGGTGGGGCTGGCGGCGCTGGGGTTTACCGTGCGCTTCCTGTGGGAATACCTGATTGGGCTCCTGGCCTTCTGGACTGACAGCTCGACCAGCTTTCAGGAACTCGTGTGGCTGCTGTACGCCGCGCTGGGCGGCATGTTTGCGCCGCTGGCCTTTTACCCCGAATGGGTGCAGCGCGTGGCGGTCTGGACCCCTTTTCCGTACATGCTGGGCCTGCCCGCGCAGCTGCTGTCCGGCAAGGCCACGGCCGAGCAGGCCGGGCAGGGCGCGGCGGTGCTGCTGGGCTGGGGGGTCATTTTTGTGCTGCTGCGTTTGTGGGTGTGGCGCGCAGGGTTGCGGCGCTACGGGGCGGTGGGCGCATGAGCGCGTCCGGTCTGACGGTTCCGGGCCTGTCCGGGGTGGCCCGGTGACCCGCTACCTGCGCCTGGTGCGCGTGTTTACCGGGGCCAGCGTGTCGGCACAGCTGGAATACCGCGCCAACTTTTTCGGGGCGGTGCTGGCCAGCCTGGGTGAGGCGGGGGTGGCCCTGCTGGGTATTTCCATCCTGTTTGGGCAGCCGGGGGCCACGTCGGTCGGCGGCTGGACCTTCCGTGAGGCGCTGCTGGTGACCGGCTTTTTTATGCTCACCGAGGGCTTTATCTCCGTGGTGGTGCAGCCCAACATGAGCCGCATCAGCGAGGCCATTCGCACGGGCAACATGGATTTCACGCTGCTCAAGCCCATTGACGCCCAGTTCAACGTGAGCGTGCGGTATCTCAATCTCCTGCGGTTTCCCGACGTGCTGCTGGGGCTGGGGCTCTTGCTGTACGCCTCGGCTGGCTTGCCCGTCACGCTGGCTGGCGTCCTGAGCGCCGCCACGCTGTACCTGTCGTCGCTGGTCATCGTGTACTGCATCTGGCTGGGTCTGAGCACCACCGCCTTCTGGCTGGTCAAGACGCAGAACGTCTCCGAGCTGTTTAACGGGGTCTTCGGCGCGGCGCGCTTTCCGGTCACGGCCTTTCCGGTGCCGGTGCGCGTGGTGCTGACCTTCGTGGTGCCGGTGGCGTTCATCACGACGGTTCCGGCGCAGGCCCTGGTGGGCAGCCTGACGCCTGCGCTGGCGCTGGCTTCGCCCGTGGTGGCCGCCGCGCTGTTTTGGGTCACGCGCCGCTTCTGGCTCTACGCGGTGGCCAGTTACACCAGCGCCAGCAGTTGAGAAGGTTGCCGTTCATTCCCCGATGAACCGAGCGGAGCGGGCCGCCAAGAAGTTCAGTTGTGGAGGTAATGGAGCGGTTCCGACCCTTTTCTGGACATGCGCCCTGCGGCAGCCTTGAGATGGATGCCAGTTCAGCCCGGAAGAAAAAGGATGGCCATTCGTATGATGGCTCTCGTATGACGAACGTGGCCGCCTGGACCGCGCTGGGTCAGCCGCGCCCGCGCGCCTTGCCTCTCACGGCAGCCGTCCGCGCTCAGCTGGCCCATCTGGCCGAGTGGCGCGACCTGGCCTCACCTGCCGCCGCCGAGCGGGCAGGAGCTGAGTTCTCGGGCGAGCGCGCCCTGGCCGCCGACCTGCTGGGCGTGCGCCCCTGGCTGCCCCCGGACCTGAGCCCCCGTCAGGCTGTTGCGGCGGTCTTTGCCCACGAGTGGGCGGGCTTTCTGGCGCTGCTGGGCGAACATGGTCCCTGGGTATACATCGCGGATGTGCGTGCCCTGCAGCGTCTGTCGGGGGCCTACGGCGCGCTGGTGGGGGCTGCCCAGGACGTAAGCGAGGAGGTCGTCCTGAGCGCCGCGCAGGCCTCGGTGACCCTGGGGCCTGGCCGCACGCTGCTGCCGCGCCTGGAGGCGGTGCCCTACCGCCAGCCCCGGCGCGGGGCGCTGGCTGCTGGGGCCCTGGTGGCGCTGGAATCGGCCTTCTGGACGCAAGCCGCCGAGCTGGCCCAGGAGCGGCACCGAGCCTGGGCGGCGCGGCGGCTGTAGCACGCTGATAGCGGCTGTGGGTTAGGGGCGGGGCTCACGCCCGCTAGCTCTTGGACCTGCTTCGTTCGTCTGCCTGTTCCACCCTGAAGGCAGACAACGCCCCCTCATAGCAGAACTCAGCGTGGTTGCGGATCACCACCCTCAATCACGCTGAAACACAGTGAGTGTCGGTCAGAGACAGCGGTGCCAATGGCACTGGCAGCCGCTGTCAATTCCGTTAGCGCTGCTGTCTCCTGCGGTCCTTCCCTCGGTTCACCCCCGCGTGGTTGAGGCCTCCTTCAGCGGTTCTACCGCTCTTGGCACCGTCCAGAGCCTCAGGACTGGCTCAACGCCGCGCCTCTGGCGGTCAGGCGCCGCGCCGCACTAGGCTCTCGCCATGACCGCCGAGCCCCTGCTGCTTCGCCCGCTGAAAATGCGTGACCTGACGCTGCCCAACCGCGTCGTGGTGTCGCCCATGTGCATGTATTCGGCCCAGAACGGGCTGGCCAACGACTTTCATCTGGTGCATCTGGGGCAGTACGCCCTGGGCGGGGTGGGGCTGATTTTCACCGAGGCTGCTGCCGTCAGTCCCGAAGGCCGCATCAGCCCTGAAGACCTGGGCCTGTGGGACGACCGCCACATCACGCCGCTGGGCCGCGTCACCGACTTCGTTCACACGCAGGGCGGGCTCATTGGCGTGCAACTGGCCCACGCCGGGCGCAAGGCCAGCACCTATGCCCCCTGGCGCGGGCGCGGCGCCGTGCCCGACGAGCGCGGCGGCTGGGAGGTCATGGGCCCCAGCGACCAGCCCTACAGCGAGGCCCTGCGTTCACCGCGCGCCATGACCGCCGAGGACATTGAAGCCGTCACTGCCGCCTTTGCCCGTGCTGCCCGCCGCGCCGAGATTGCCGGGTTTGACGCCGTGGAAATTCACGCCGCGCATGGCTACCTGCTGCACCAGTTCCTGTCACCCCTGGCCAACACCCGCACCGACGACTACGGGGGGGCCTTTGACAACCGCGTGCGCCTGCTGCTGGAAGTGACCCGTGCGGTGCGGGGCGCCTGGCCTTACCACAAGCCGCTGTTCGTGCGCCTGTCGGCCACCGACTGGGCCCCGGGCGGGTGGGACGAGGAGCAAACAGTCGCGGTGTGCGCTCTGCTGGCCCGCGAAGGCGTGGACGCCGTGGACATCAGCAGCGGCGGCCTGACCAGTGAGCAGCAGATCACGCCCGGCCCGGCTTACCAGGCGCCTTTCGCCGCCGCCGTCAAGGCCGCCGTGCCCGACCTGCACGTCATGACGGTGGGCATGATTGACACCCCTGAGCGCGCCGAGGGCCTGCTGCAAAACGGCGACGCCGACCTAATTGCCCTGGCCCGCCCCCTGCTGGGCGATCCCCACTGGACCCAGGCGGCTGCACAGGCGCTGGGGGTGCCGCTGGACTTGCCTGCGCCGTATGGCCGCGCGACCCGCACCACCTGAAGCAGACTGAGCTGAGAGGCGACGTGGGCCACCCCTCACGCCCATAGCCAGACGGCAGGGGAGGCGTGTTCCCGCCCCGCTCTATACTGCCCTCCAGAACGCCCCGTGGGACTCTGGCGTGACTTCCGAGACACCCCTCTGTAGGTTGCACCTTGCCGTCACGCCGCCATTTCCCGGCGGCGTTCTGCTGTGTTGCGTGCTCATGGAGCCTCAGCAGGAACAGGGCCGGCCCCTCACTGCTCCTCCGCCACAAGCCGTATGACTGTGCGGAGGCTTCCCGCCAGAATGGACAGGCGCCTGGACTCTGTAGCTTCAGGCAGTCACCTTTTGGAGGAACCCCTATGCCCAGCGCCGACACCGTGGCGCGCGAGGACCTGACGCTGTTTTTGAATGCCGCCTACGCGTGCACTGGACAGCGCGAGTTCTACCACACCGCCGAAGACCAGCGCGTCAGCGTGCAGTTTTTACACGCCTACATTCTGGGCAATTACCGGCGGCTGTATGCACGGACCCTGGCGGCGGGGGTCAACGACTTCAACGCCGCCGAAATCATCCTGAACCTGCTGCGCACCGGCCGGCAGACCCCGCCCGACTTCCGGGCCGAGGAAAACGCGCTGCTGACCGCCGCCCTGCGCCGCCTGCCCCCGCAGCGCGGCTGGAAACTCTTGAGCCGGCTGCGGCAGGAGCGGGTCAACAACCGCCGGACACGGGCGCTGCTGCGCGCCTATATAGCGGGTCAGCGCGACCTGACTTTTCAGGCGGTCAAATACCGGCGGCATGTGCGGGCGGCGGCGCTGCATGCCCACCTGACCCTGCCCGGCGAACTGCCCGCCTTCCTGTTCGGGCAGCATAGCCGCGCCTTCCTGACGCCGCTGCTGGAAACCTTCCGGCAAGCGCGCTACAGCGGGCAAGCGGTCTACGACCTGCCGTTCACGGTGGCGCAGGGTCTGGCGGCCAAGCACGGGATTCCCCAGGCGGTCTTTCTGAGCCGCATCG is a genomic window of Deinococcus betulae containing:
- a CDS encoding MFS transporter; the protein is MDPLTASTPHPGPGWATRYWAIFGGQALSLIGSALTQFVLLWWITDTTGSAAALGVSGMAALLPQALLGPLGGTFADRYSRRALMIGADTVSAACMGVLIWLFASGNVQLWHVYTMMFVRSAMQAFQGPAAAASTAMLVPPAFLPRAAGLNQTLQGVMTVAAAPLGALAISVLPLGAALGIDVVTALLGVVPLLLYRIPQPQVMPGDRRGVWAEFREGLNVVWRSPGLRRLYGLLGVVVLTIMPTFTLTPLLVKTHFGGGAGQVALMEGLSGVGMIAGGLLVAALNPKRPIVTVLLALAASCLTVALTALAPANGFWLAVVWWVVSGGAFAFGNAPLTALLQTTVPNHLQGRVLSLLGTVMGLAGPVGLALAAPLGEWIGVRGVFMVGGVLSTLVCVLGFLSPALLRLQRPESP
- a CDS encoding TetR/AcrR family transcriptional regulator: MPRSRQPDLTRTALLQAARQVVQDQGAALSLDAVARAAGVSKGGLLHHFPSKDMLLQALALALVEQFKEELDAAYARECANHGQRPGAWLRAYITLTFEDSEKDMALHRALAPLTEQPTLMQALTDAQTFLLDQAEADGLPPGVAHAVRLACDGYWLAERSDQPRLSAVQAQHLREALTAWTR
- the aspS gene encoding aspartate--tRNA(Asn) ligase yields the protein MTQTESQPIHLPRTLTRDLAAHDGQQVRLQGFVHARRDLGGVQFVVLRDVSGLTQCVGSGLTLPLAESSVEVVGTVKAHPKAPGGFEVQIQNFRVISAAVEPAPVEIPKMEWNVNPETMLDYRVVTVRGLKERAALKVQAELVAAFRDHLAEEGFTEISTPKIVSAGAEGGANLFPIDYFGHPAYLAQSPQLYKQIMVGVFERVFEVAPVYRAEEHATSRHLNEYLSLDVEMGFIEDEDDVMALENRLLAAIMERLKARCAPEFALLGATLPEVPAYIPRITLLDARALVTEKYGHAVGGKDLDPEAERLLCQHYAETEGSDFVFVTKYPRAARPFYAHPDANADGTPSQDLTRGFDLLFRGIEITSGGQRIHDHAMLMDSIAAYKLNPESLAGYTEVFKYGMPPHGGFAIGAERLTAKLLGIANVRYARAFPRDRHRLTP
- a CDS encoding alpha/beta hydrolase family protein: MEEFAQFSVDGQRLYGMMHRPEGIPPAHGWPSVVILHGFTGNRGGDHRLLPLLSRVLAARGVASLRFDFRGSGESQGDFSEMTVSREVQDTEAAFEYARRQAGLDPERVMLLGFSMGGLVAALSAPRVRPHRLALWAPALPELWLPFLRGGFLPATVTDYNGWPLGREFLQEMTRLKPLDAAQAWGGEARVFHGDADQTCPPEFGVRYARALGCDAVAIPGAGHTFDSLDAVDMLHRETARFLASG
- a CDS encoding nuclear transport factor 2 family protein → MSEHHKQLLEQANAAISAGDHEGFLAFCTEDTDWTFVGDRTLKGKAAVRQWMATAYREPPRFNVHHMIAEGDFLAVTGDITLTGEDGQATHHAYCDVWRFRDGKLAQLHAYVVENDPQVAAPPQDH
- a CDS encoding EAL domain-containing protein, with amino-acid sequence MAPGPQPGDARHFPASAHAELRALLELAGPSAQTELLATPALTSGQPDPWAVRPLAVWLNRLETPWYADALKTLTFDLQPIVALGTGAVTGYEALVRAPHRGQRLGAGELLRAAESHGHLRAFDALARREAIRQATPQLTQDQQLFINFAPGVVYNPDVCLQTTFAACREAGADFGRLVFEVTESEQFPDLDMLRRILTRYRAEGARVALDDLGAGHTSLTYLAALRPDIVKLDRDLSANLHGNDPRVDLVAALIRYAHELEIEVVAEGIETVDVLKLVTALGADYAQGYVLGRPAPEPLPLRAEAAVLWAST
- a CDS encoding chromate transporter yields the protein MTADPWDVLLTFMRLGLVSFGGTNLPEIERVLVDQRGWLTPELLANGFALGQIMPGPNMLAMTHYGFAAGGWWGALAATAGFYGPTALLSAAAMLAWQRLSRWRWLPALRAALLPFGAGVLLAGALVLARGTLHGWAEAMIAVSAFALLWRTRVNAALVVVGAAVLGALLEL
- a CDS encoding chromate transporter; protein product: MSAPASVPAVPEPEQSPVTATTPPTPAGLLRLFLGVALSGVGGGLPAHTRRALAARAWLTDAAFAEAFTLAQLTPGPNAVNLAAMIGAQLCGPRGAALSVLGLLAPGLVAMLTVTVITLGLPGGLPPAVQSALRGAACAALGVMLTATVPVLKVALGVRGGLTLTLATFAALALLRLELLPVLAVVVAAGLTVNRPRSGA